TCATGTCCGTATATTGCCATCctgcatattttataatgttgaactttaagtatttatttgcaGTTAAGTTAAGGTTTTGCATCGAATCTAATCAAcaagtaattatattttcttttttattttatttcataaaaaatccaTAAAGAACAACGCACTTTTAGTTTATCTTTACAGTGGGCAACACTGATGTACGAGTCATAGATATAGATTTATGTTCGCGGTTTTTTTGGCCGTAGTATTATGATACcagtgtttttatttcttttaaaggAAAGTTTAGGTTCGTAGGTGTACATTCCGAACGCACTGAACAAAAACAGTTTTTGGTCaccttatttttatgtgatttTCAACTTAATAaagtgatatatttttaacgaaatcatccttttattttcataactttTAAGATCTTTTCTTAAACGCCTTACTTTTAGTGATCATATTTTCTCTACAACATAGACTTGCGATCCCGTTGTGTCTAAAACAAATCGTCCATCCGTTCGAAAACGAATCTTAATGGATTTGCAATAAAGCACACGATCCTTCAATATAAACTGCTCATTGTAAATGGTCATAATTATGGCAAagtttagtataaaatatagtttatttttattttggtctCTGTCAATTTAGTATAAAGTTGATCGAATTCTATAGCTACATGATATTATTTACAAGTTTGtgcagaaaaaaatacatggaTTAAATGAACAgttctaaaaattttaaagtctataaaataaagcttGTTCTCTCTGACAGATGTCAAATGCATATATGGTCTTTCTCTCTCGCACCCACGTCATACTTATCGTTCCATCCTGCCGTCACAAAGATCGAACTATATTTATGGAATATGAAAAGTAGACTTTTTCATGGCTCTAGTGTCTATGGCTCCTCGTTTTCGATGTATCGGTCCATGTCTGGCGTGTGCTCGCACGGGAACCAAACCTGTGCAGTCGGCAGCGGGTAGTACTCGTGCGCAGCCACCAGCAAGTTGTCGAACCGCCAGAAACGAGGCCCGCGGAAGAAGTACGTGTCTGAAATTAACGGTTCCTAAGAGCTATGGTTTGACCCGCCTAAATTAAATGACattgcaaaattttttttttaattattaccgTGGGAATTCGGGCAATGcacatacagggtgacatttaaaacaactgcatccttttaaacatagactatacccatgcttctgagctgtttgagcctatttttatttaaattaaacgtcatcattttcatttaaaaaaacccttataaactacgtcacacgctttattaaagaccaatatactacaaaaagaaattaaaattaaacatgtaaataaatgtctgaaaaataaattatttttctagtatcaagatcaagtaaagtacagagttgtcgagatcgctcagctgaatgaattgtgtcgttgacctctgaatcttacgcgtcgcttttccgccggccggggtgatattacgtatttaggatcgtggattttgatacttttattttttttcgtactttctgaaatatgaaccgatatttttcttttaacgtttttaaatatcctttagatgcacttaacagttaaatttatgcagttgaattaaaagtcaccctgtatttaAGTGCTGCGTGACTCCCCTACACACAGcaagatgaataatttgtgGCATAGCATGGAAAGAGTtttatatcactacatagtttaaatttttaaaacaaagtcgcttcTTGCGTCTGTctgttatatctttaaaattactcgacggattttgatgccttattttattttaaatagaagaggaagatttatatgtataaatgccgCCCCCAGCCGGGTCGTTAGTAAACTATAACTAAGATAAAAGTCGTAACGAGCAAAGAAATACGTTTCTTTCTCCAGTTTCTCTTAAAGACCATCTCACCTCCCCTCCAGACCATGGCCGCGTCCACTGGGTACGGCAGCTGTCGCCACGCTGACATGTCTTTCGGGTATCCCTTGTCCATTTTACCGAGGTCTTCGTCATATCTGTTAAGACAGGCAgcaagaaaagaactttctattaacacataaatattacatataatcaaccAATTTACCTAAGTTGAGCTAGTCTGGTCACCGATCATCATCTAAAAGACGaaagttcccggcaccaatacaaaaaaagaataggaccactccatctctttcccatggatgtcgtaaaaggcgactaagggataggctaaggaaacttgggaatctttttcaggcaatgggttagcaacctgtcactatttgaatctcaattctatcattaagccaaatagctgaacgtggccatttagacttttcaagactgttggctctgtctaccccgcaagggatatagacgtgaccatatgtatgtatgtaaataaagtaaGACATTATATGGTGTACTACGTCATTATAATATCGGTGATCATATCAACCCAGGTGATCATATTGTGATTGTGGTGACCGTGTAGTGGaataattagatttttggCGGATCTTACAAGCCTATTTTCAATCATGGAAAAggcatatatgtatttaaaaatcttttaggAAATCGGTTAACAACCTAAGTCACTATCtctgaattatttttgcatcCATTAAGTTGGTCAACcacttcactacatagtataaaacaaagtcgctattttagtctgtttgtctgtatgcttaaatctttaaaattacgcaacggattttgatgcggttttttgtaacaggtagagtgattcaagaggaaggtttttacatataataacatttataattttgcacccgtgcgaagccggggcgggtagtaaggcataaagacgtgacaatgTGAACACATACCGCCAGAACCTCTCGTACTGTATGAGATACGTCTTGTTGTTGTAATTAGACATGAACACGGTGCTCAGTTCGTGCACACGCGACGGCATCCCGTAGTCGGAGAGGCGGCCGCGTCTCACGAAACGAAATCTGTCATCGAACTCCCAGTAACGTCTTCCTGgagaacattaaaaaaatatatttttgtgactcATCAACATTCTTGCGTTTTTCCCTGGGGTGCACCCTCAGAGGAGAGGAGGGGGTGGGGCCCAAAACACCCTGTATTGGGTCCGGTAATTGTTCATGGATCATCGACTCGCATGATTACTGCGCAAGGAAAATAGCATACATTTTCATGGAAAAAGGTTATGCCTAACGTTATTTACAtaactaagcagatatacaaggagagtgttgagggaaaggtcggagtgggaagacctagacgaacgtattttgatcaaattaaggacgtcctggtaaagggtcaggtcaagagtacccgaaaccgccgagcttgcatgaaaagagttatgaatgtggatgaagcgaaggaggtatgcagagattgtggcaagtggaaagaggtagtctctgcctacccctccgggaaagaggcgtgatttatgtatgtatgtatgtatatttacatgTGCGATTAAACTTTATCGTACCCAAAATGAACTCCTGTGTATTTGAAAACTtgacataggtacctatatttgaAAAACTGGAACAGAGCGACTAAATTTACTAGCTCGTCTTgtgaatttttaagaataaaggCGAGTATTATTCTACCTACAAAATTCTTAGAACAGTGCATCTAAAATTGTGTACCTGCTCAATTTTAGCCGAGGAATAATCGGTTTTAGGTACAGTTTttcaattaaacattttttcttttcacacatatttattcaatgtggtacctacttacctgaGAAAATGGCGATATTTCCGTTCCGTTTCTCGTAGATCGTCCTGATGGAGTTGACATGCGCCGGCAGACCCCTGAATATCTCGTGGAACCTTTTAGGGTACCCGACCTCAATTTCTTTCCTGTCATGAAGCACCCACACCcactgaaattttaatataagaaaatgttatCATATCAATTGAATAAATGTAGTgttgattaaaaattacaaaaatgtaaacctccctagtatgcagagatcgtggcaagtggaaagatgtagtctctgcctatttccgggaaagaggcgtgatgttatgtatgtatgtatgtaaacctCCCTTTAATTACTTGTGTTACTAACCTATGCTCGAttcaatataagaaaaaaagtataaatatattagttCTGTGCACAAATGTTCTgggattaattaaaaatatatttttttttttcgacttTGATTGTCTAACACATCTATGAGAAGACTTATTAAGCTGGATAGCCTAATGGTAGAATTTGATAGATGTTACTAGCCCATGGCATTGAATAGGACTCCCAAGGAAAAGCATTATTGTCATTGGTAAGGGCAAATAAAATTCCTCACCTCTTCTTCAAACACCCAGATCTTCCCCTGTATGACCTGGATAGTCTGGTAGTTAGTGAAGCAGAGGTCTGGTATCTCGTTCTCACTCTCCTCTTCGTCCATAACGCTGTCTCTTTCTGCCTCTCGGTCTGCTAGCGTGAACTTAGGCGCAAATGGCGGGGCTGTGTGGGCTTCAATCACTTCAGGCATTGGCTCCACATCTTTCactgaaatcaaaataaataaaatacctaataaataaatatatacgggacgtCCGTCATGCTTAGGGAGTATAAGTGAGACGCTCGTCCGCGCAATTGGTCTGATGCACAATAAttctttatatgtaaaaaattacttgcCGCGTGGTTATagctcggcaccaataaaaaaaatggaccactccttctctttcccacggatttcataaaaggcgattaagggataggcttataaacttgggacttttagacgatgtgctagcaacctgtcactatttgagtctcaattctatcatcaagacaaaaactgaacgtggcctatcagtcttttcaagactgttggctctgtctaccccgcaagggatatagacgtgactatatgtatgtatgcatgtaaaaaaataacttactaTACAGCTCGCGCATGCCCATAATATCGTCCCAATGCAATTTCTCCACTGGGGTCTTATAATACGGATACATTACAGACTCTTCAACGTCCGAGTGGCACATTCCCAACGCGTGGCCCACTTCGTGCACCGCCACGGCGAAGAAGTCGGTGATGTCGTTGTTGGCCAGCTCCTCCTTGTCGGGGTCGTCGCCCCAGAGCTCGTCATCGTCGAAGTGCAGGCTCCCGGAAGGTGGGGGGAACGCGTGGGCCACCACGTGACCTAGCCCGTCAAAAGGAAACCTACGTTAGAAAGAGATCACTGTAGTTTCGAGTTGGTAGGTCGAGTAATGGTCGAAGGTCTGAGTTTTGCCTTTAGGTAACTACCTATTCAAATTTGCAAAAAGATTtcggtaataataaaaaaaaccatgcGTCATTTAAGTAGATGAAATAGCTCGCGTCCATTCACTTTCCACCCGGAACTTCAGCATAAAGAATATCCAGAATTTTTTGGATTACAAGCGTACTAAGTTATGAGAAAAAGCTGTTAAGGTACTTTTGTTAAGAATCAATAGAAGTTATTTACCCGTCTCCATGCTCCTCCCTGCCAAAAGAGACCTTGATGTCGGCCTGGCTGCTGCGGTCGACCCTGGTGAAGGAGAGACCCCCATGCGGCGCCCAGATGGCCAGGCTCGCTTCCATCTGCTTCTCCACCCGGGACTTGGGAAGGGTTGAGGCTCCGTTAATAACACTGGAATATTGTTGTAAGGTATAGTTTTGGTGAAAGAAAATGCCTAAGGGTTTTCTTGCCTTAAAAGAATACAGCAGGGaaagaaagcaaaaaaaagGGGAAGTACTCTCTGACTACACCTTCAGCAAATAagcgtaatttatttatgtttgaaaGTCATAGGTATTTATTGCAGCTATAGTCTTATTTGTGGGGTATTAACACAGGTCTCA
This is a stretch of genomic DNA from Amyelois transitella isolate CPQ chromosome 5, ilAmyTran1.1, whole genome shotgun sequence. It encodes these proteins:
- the LOC106140516 gene encoding matrix metalloproteinase-2-like, producing MCCGKYLWCLVFLAVSYVKCRTIYLEHDSPTREEIAFLKKYGYMDDQLDVDYSGDATYTADSISEALRKMQAFAGLPQTGSLDSQTRKLFKRKRCGVKDIDNKSSRNKRYVIYEGWPKRNITWNVINGASTLPKSRVEKQMEASLAIWAPHGGLSFTRVDRSSQADIKVSFGREEHGDGFPFDGLGHVVAHAFPPPSGSLHFDDDELWGDDPDKEELANNDITDFFAVAVHEVGHALGMCHSDVEESVMYPYYKTPVEKLHWDDIMGMRELYMKDVEPMPEVIEAHTAPPFAPKFTLADREAERDSVMDEEESENEIPDLCFTNYQTIQVIQGKIWVFEEEWVWVLHDRKEIEVGYPKRFHEIFRGLPAHVNSIRTIYEKRNGNIAIFSGRRYWEFDDRFRFVRRGRLSDYGMPSRVHELSTVFMSNYNNKTYLIQYERFWRYDEDLGKMDKGYPKDMSAWRQLPYPVDAAMVWRGDTYFFRGPRFWRFDNLLVAAHEYYPLPTAQVWFPCEHTPDMDRYIENEEP